From one Panulirus ornatus isolate Po-2019 chromosome 11, ASM3632096v1, whole genome shotgun sequence genomic stretch:
- the LOC139751621 gene encoding arrestin homolog: MVNAIKVFKKTAPNGKVTAYLSRRDFVDHITHTSPVDGVVVVDHDYLRGRRVYARVAVTYRHGREEDEVMGLHFSKELELVNVEVAPNAGTEERTDVQERLIKKLGANAYAFSVALPQIAPCSVTLESGDDASTQPLGVIYDLRLYVADRKEEKPHKRNSVSFAVRRVQFANLRLSSRQPQTLVSKGFTLSPGRLNLEVSLTREVYSHGQSIDGHLSINNSSKKTVKTIMAEVVQHVEVTMTNNSCSRVVASLESREGCPITPGANLTKTFSLTPLASSNQKRFGIALDGHMKDQDANLASSTLVAAGKNVNDALGIIVSYSLRVKLNCGAIGGELTADLPFKLMHPDPSTQRAPLRKTQSSDNLEFEEFARLRRGQSVIDE; this comes from the exons ATGGTCAACGCTATCAAGGTCTTCAAGAAGACTGCACCGAATG GTAAGGTCACAGCGTACCTAAGCCGGCGGGACTTCGTGGaccacatcacccacacgtcCCCCGTGGATGGCGTGGTGGTCGTGGACCATGACTACCTCCGCGGCAGGAGGGTCTACGCCCGTGTGGCGGTCACGTACCGCCACGGgcgtgaggaagatgaagtcatGGGACTTCACTTCAGCAAGGAACTCGAGCTGGTGAACGTGGAAGTTGCTCCCAACGCTGGCACCGAGGAACGTACTGATGTTCAGGAGCGCCTCATCAAGAAGCTGGGCGCCAACGCCTACGCCTTCAGCGTGGCTCTGCCCCAGATCGCTCCCTGCTCCGTCACCCTCGAGAGCGGCGATGACGCCTCT ACCCAGCCTCTTGGTGTGATCTACGACCTCAGGCTGTACGTAGCTGACCGTAAAGAGGAGAAGCCTCACAAGAGGAACTCTGTGAGCTTCGCCGTCCGCAGGGTCCAGTTCGCGAATTTAAGACTCAGTTCTCGACAGCCTCAGACACTGGTTAGCAAGGGCTTCACCCTCTCCCCTGGAAGGCTGAACCTGGAAGTTAGCCTCACTCGTGAGGTGTACTCCCACGGACAGTCGATCGATGGTCATCTTTCCATCAATAACAGCTCTAAAAAGACAGTCAAGACCATCATGGCTGAGGTGGTCCAGCACGTGGAGGTCACCATGACCAACAATAGCTGCAGCCGCGTTGTGGCCTCGCTCGAGTCTCGTGAGGGCTGCCCCATCACCCCTGGAGCAAACCTCACCAagaccttctccctcactcccctcgcTTCCTCCAACCAGAAACGCTTTGGCATCGCTCTTGATGGCCACATGAAGGACCAGGACGCCAACCTGGCATCCTCCACTTTGGTGGCGGCCGGTAAGAACGTCAATGACGCCTTGGGCATTATAGTGTCCTACTCTCTCCGTGTGAAGCTGAACTGTGGCGCCATTGGCGGCGAACTGACTGCCGACCTTCCCTTCAAGCTCATGCACCCTGACCCTTCCACTCAAAGAGCACCACTGAGGAAGACACAATCTTCCGATAACTTGGAATTTGAAGAATTCGCTCGACTTCGTCGTGGACAGTCTGTCATCGACGAATAA